The genomic segment CAAAACCTGCAATCTGTTCATGGTGCCAACCCTGCATTGCAGAGAAGTCTCCACGTGCGATTCCAGCTTGGATCCTGCAAACACAGTCGCTACAAACAGATTTTACTTGTATTCACTGGGAGAGAAGTGGGGGGGCTCCCCCTGCCTCCCGCCAACCCTGCAGGCCAGGCAGGGGCACAAGCCCCCAGGGTAGCTAACCGTCCTGCGGCCCGGCCCGGGCGCTCTCCTCGGTGCTGCCGGCGCCATAGCGAGCACAGCGCCTTACCTGGTGCCCCTGCGGAAGCCGCGGACGTCCCCCAAACGTTAAGCTGAAAGCAGCGCCACATCCCACTTCTAACACACGTAACTACCCCGGCCTGTCCTCTTTGTCCCCTTCCGGAAGCCTTCAGGCCGACCGTTCCtcaaagtcctttttttttttcttctggactCAGCTCCTCTGTGCTCATCAGCTGCTTTAAGACAggactggggggaggggagggcggccGGGGAGActaggatgggggaggggaggagagcgcgtgtagggggaggggaaagaagggaaggggagaagccaaagattggaagaaaaggaaggaaggggcttAGAAAGAAGAGGGGTGGACGAAGGAAGCCCAGATGTAGGAGAGAGAGGGCCAAAAAAAAAGGGAGTGACTCAGCCCAGAGgacgggtaaagaaaaaagtgcaGGGGACAGGGAGAGTGAGCCATGAGGACAAGAGTGTGCAGGGCCAAGGGGCCCAGGGGTGCTGGAGAAGAGCAGCCAGGACGGCGGGGGAGACTAAACAAAGAAAGGGCGTGGGGCGGATGCTGGAACCAAGAGTGTCAAACGCGGTCTGAAGGTGAGAGCTGGAGAGAAGGAGATTGCGGGGCGACAAGTGGTCTGGGGCGCAAAGTGCACCTGCTGGGACAGGCCGGGCCCGGGCAGCAAAGTCGGGGTCCGATGCGGCGTGGGCCCACGTGGAGCTGGCGCTGAATCACCACCGAGCcgtcatcccctcccctcccctcctccccggCCGGTGCCCGCAGTCCCCGCCTCCCCGGCCGCCGCCTCCACGGGGCGGGGCCCTGGCCCGGGACCAGCGCGGTGGCTATAAAGGGGCTGCGGCGAGGCCGGCAGAACGCTGTGACAGCCACACGCCCCAAGGCCTCCAAGATGAGCTACACGCTGGACTCGCTGGGCAACCCGTCCGCCTACCGGCGGGTCACTGAAACCCGCTCGAGCTTCAGCCGCCTGAGCGGCTCCCCGTCCAGCGGCTTCCGCTCGCAGTCGTGGTCCCGGGGCTCGCCCAGCACGGTGTCGTCCTCCTACAAGCGCAGCATGCTCGCTCCGCGCCTCGCCTACAGCTCGGCCATGCTCAGCTCGGCCGAGAGCAGCCTCGACTTCAGCCAGTCCTCGTCGCTGCTCAACGGCGGGTCCGGGCCGGGCGGCGACTACAAGCTGGCTCGCTCCAACGAGAAGGAGCAGCTGCAGGGGCTCAACGACCGCTTCGCCGGCTACATCGAGAAGGTGCACTACCTGGAGCAGCAGAACAAGGAGATCGAGGCGGAGATCCAGGCGCTGCGGCAGAAGCAGGCCTCGCACGCCCAGCTGGGTGACGCGTACGACCAGGAGATCCGCGAGCTGCGCGCCACCCTGGAGCTGGTGAACCACGAGAAGGCTCAGGTGCAGCTGGACTCGGACCACCTGGAGGAAGACATCCACCGGCTCAAGGAGCGCTTCGAGGAGGAGGCGCGGCTGCGCGACGACACCGAGGCGGCCATCCGCGCCCTGCGCAAAGACATCGAGGAGGCGTCGATGGTCAAGGTGGAGCTGGACAAGAAGGTGCAGTCGTTGCAGGATGAGGTGGCCTTCCTGCGGAGCAATCACGAAGAGGAAGTGGCCGACCTGCTGGCCCAGATCCAGGCGTCGCACATCACCGTGGAGCGCAAAGACTACCTGAAGACAGACATCTCGACGGCGCTGAAAGAGATCCGCTCCCAGCTCGAGTGCCACTCCGACCAGAACATGCACCAGGCCGAAGAGTGGTTTAAATGCCGCTACGCCAAGCTCACCGAGGCGGCCGAGCAGAACAAGGAGGCCATCCGCTCCGCCAAGGAAGAGATCGCCGAGTACCGGCGCCAGCTGCAGTCCAAGAGCATCGAGCTGGAGTCAGTGCGCGGCACCAAGGAGTCCCTGGAGCGTCAGCTCAGCGATATCGAGGAGCGCCACAACCACGACCTCAGCAGCTACCAGGTAGTATCCGAGGCTGCGCCGCCAGCCCGCGCCCGCGCCAGCGCCGCGCGCCCCCTACGCCAGGGCGCGTGCCCAGGCGCCCTCTCCGCCGCGCTCCCTGGTGGCCGCTCGCCAACGCGCGCGCGCCACAGACCCGGCGCTGCTGGGGAAGGGTCCTGCCCCTCTCCTGCCGCTCCACACTCCCTTCCCGCCCCCCCTCCGCCCCAGAGTCCTTAAAGTTCTGATCTTTTTCAAAAAGGGCTTTTTTTCCTCTCCAGTTCCAGTTTTGCACACTTGAGAGTTTAAAGTAGGAGGTATACGTTCGGTCGCGAATAAAGCAGTAACTAGTTTTCGGGCAGTGTTTGAAGAGTTCTCAAAATTGGCCTTCAGCCCAGAGGGCCCAGATGCGGTTGACCAGACGTCAGCCATGGATAGACTTTACGCGCGCATGTTCGTTTCCTGTGGCGTTGTGTTTTGGGTCCCCTGGTCTCATCTCATGGAAATGTCTCATTGACTTAAGAATGTCTTAGATGTAAAAGAAGGGGGGAAGGGCCTGACGGGGAGTTTGCACTGAGGTAAGGAGAGTGGGGGCGGGGAAGGGGTTGCAAGGGATTGGTAAAGGAAGTTTACTGTTTGAAAGGACCAGTCTGTACAGAAACCCCGTGTCTGTTGCAGGACACCATCCAGCAGCTGGAAAATGAGCTTCGGGGCACAAAGTGGGAAATGGCTCGTCATCTGCGAGAATACCAGGATCTCCTGAACGTCAAGATGGCTCTGGATATCGAGATCGCTGCGTACAGGTACGACGCCCCCTGCGTACGTGGCCCGAATACCAACCGCACTGCAGAGGCTATTCAAGCGGAACCTTTCAGCACTTAAGGCAGGCAGGGAATCATATCAGTCAAATCTTGCTTactcaaaaaaaagtattccaAAGAATTGCAAGTGTAGTTTTGCCACTTTTTATACAGCTTTAAAAGAGtagataatagtaaaaaaaaaaaaaaggggtggggtggggggttttGAATCACATGGGGGGATGCTGATTAATTTCAATGCACATGTTTaaactttttatagaaaaatgtttttgaattctTAAGGCACAAACggagttttagtttttaatatttgatttggTGCTTTCAGCTTTGCAAATTCATAATGTCAAGGACAAACATCAGGACATTCTATTTCGCTGTTTCTCTGTTATAGCTTACTATTGCCATCATCTGGTTGATAATAGAGATTGGTATATCAGAAAATAGAGAcgtacttatttttatatatgtagatAATTTAGGTGTATATTTTGTATTAGACTATAGTATAGATTATATGTCTAGATACATATGTAAGATGCCTACATATGTCTAGATCTACCTATATAAATAGATGTATGTAACTCTAGCTATATATACAGTTTATGTGTGATTTCTTTATAGACAGAGAAATAGATTATAGGTCTACTAACTCATGTGACTGGCTGTTGACtaattcaatggaaaaaaatccttgatTAAACAGTTTTCCCACTACCAATATAGACATTTTAGGATTAAAATTACAGACCAAGGTATAACCTGATACACTCATATCAGCACCTCGCTGAAACCTGATACAGCGTAAATTCTGAAATATGTTTAATAGTTTAAATGTTTTGGACATTATATTTGCTAAGAAAGAAATCAGTGCATATCCTGAAAGTCCAAAAGGTCACTAAGTTGTTTGGTTTTGAAGTTTGAAGGGtttgggtgtttattttgttgttttgtttccttgACCTCTAGGGATCTTCTCCACATACGGATATTGCACCAAATGGATCTCTGCTGCAGGGCTAAGACCTTGTGTCTGGGTGTGGTTAGATACTGCAGGGGGCAGCTGTATGGCAGCCCAGGAGAGTCTGTCCCTGTCACTAAATATAACACAATATACCAGTGAAATGATAGCAAGTATTACATTGGATTGATGAAAGTTTTCCCTTATCAGATTCTATTTATGCAGGTGGCTGCATTATCCATCACGTAATGAAACTCGGAAGGCccaatgagattttaattatgacTTATCTTCTTTGATTCTTTCCTTAGGAAACTCCTGGAGGGGGAAGAGACCAGATTTAGTACGTTTGCAGGAAGCATCACTGGGCCGCTGTATACACACCGACAGCCCTCGGTCACAATATCCAGTAAGATCCAGAAAGCCAAGGTTGAGGCTCCCAAGCTAAAGGTCCAGCACAAATTTGTGGAGGAGATCATAGAGGAAACCAAAGTGGAGGATGAGAAGTCAGAAATGGAAGAGGCCTTGACCGCCATTGCAGAAGAGTTGGCAGTTTCcatgaaagagaaggaagaggaggcaggagaagaggaagaggaagaagtagCTGAAGAAGAAGCTGCAGCTGCCAAGAAATCTCCCGTGAAAGCTACTCCACCTGAAgttaaaggagaggagggagaagaaaaggaggaggaggaggaggaagaggaagagggtgtTAAGTCAGACCAAGCTGAAGAGGGCGGCTCTGAGAAGGAAGGCTCCAGTGAAAAAGAGgaaggtgaggagggagagggagaaacagaGGCTGAAGGTGAGGGAGAAGGAGCTGAAgccaaggaggaaaagaaaatcgaggaaaagaaaattgaggaaaagaaagaggaagtggcTACCAAGGAGGAGCTGGTGgcagaagccaaggtgggaaaaCCAGAAAAAGCCAAGTCCCCGGCTGCAAAATCCCCAGTGGAAGAAGTGAAGCCCAAACCTGAAGCTGGAGTGGGCAAAGGTGAGCAGAAGGAGGCCGAAGGGAAAGAAGCAGCCAAGGAATCTCCCAAGGAAGAGAAggtggagaaaaaagaagagaagcccAAAGATGCGCCAGCTCCGAAGAAAGCAGAGTCCCCGGTGAAAGAGGAGGCCGTGGAGGCCGTGGTCACTGTCACCAAGACAATAAAGGTACACGTGGAGAAAGATGCCAAAgaagtgggggaagggaaagcagaggaggagggcgggagggaggaggatggaggtgaTGGGGGTGCAAAGGAAGCCAGGAAGGAAGACATAGCTATCAATGGGGAGGTGGAGGGCAAAGAGGCCCAGCAGGAGACCAAGGAAAAGGGCAGTGGCCGAGAAGAGGAGAAAGGCATCCTCACCAATGGGTTAGACGTGAGCCCGGCCGATGAAAAGAAAGGGGGTGACAAAAGTGAGGAGAAAGTGGTGGTGACCAAAACGGTAGAGAAAATCACCAGTGAGGGGGGAGACGGTGCTACCAAATACATCACTAAATCTGTAACCGTCACTCAAAAGGTCGAAGAGCATGAAGAGACCTTTGAGGAGAAGTTAGTGTCCactaaaaaggtagaaaaagtcaCTTCACACGCCGTCGTAAAGGAAGTCACCCAGGGTGACTAAGATGTGAGTCCATTGCAAAAGGTTAAGCCATATGACAATTTCAAAATGCATGTGACCGGCAGCTTCAAAACAGAACGGGTTCTCCCATGGGGGCTCCAGACATTGTAGTTTACTTTGTGCAATATGAGGGGACTGCATGCAAGCTCAGAGTGCTCCCTCTTCAGTCTTTGGGGTATTCAAATGCATGATACCATATGAACCTGGGGAATTTGCCAATTTCCTAAGCTGTTGGAAGGGGGACACTCGAGGGGGGGAATGTCTTGAGATGTATTATGCAAAGTACCAACTGAGCCAAAACTAATAAATGAAACAGAACTCTCTTAGCCTTAAGAAAGCTATATATGAATAATTATGTTTACCTCACTGGTGCAGTTCAAGTGGACTTTTGTTCATGGGAGAACCTCTGTTGACACGCACAGTTTGCAACCTTATGTTGATCGATGTTAAACGTCACATTAGTACTTGCTCAATAAAGGTCATATTGGAAACATAGTCAAGTGCTTGGTGTGTGTTATTTCAAAGGGAAATCTTCACTACTGGaagtcctcttttctctctctctattttctctctctcctctctcccatccctctctctctttctctccccctctctctctctctctcacttcttcctttcctccctcccttcattccttccttcctctcactctattgcccaggctagagtgcaacggcctcatcacagctcactacaacctccaactaactcctgggctcaagtgattcttctgcctcagcctcctgaataggtgggGGACTACAGGTACGCACCTGCACACcaagctaatatttttatttttgtagaggttTCGCTACTGCCCTGGCtggagtcaagtgatcctctcacctttgCCTCCCCAagagctaggattgcaggtgtgagccaccgtgccaggcctcACTTTTGGAAGCTTTCTGTCCCTAGAATAAATTACTGGGGGGAGTGCTAAGTCACCTACATTTCTTATCACAAATTCCCCCTGAGAGTGATTACTTAGAAAACTTAAGTATTAGAGATATTTTCAAGTTTCAGAATCTTTACTCAGCCCAACATTCAGTCccaaaatttaaaatcataacttgaaataaaaataaaaacagacaaaaaggaaaTTGGGGAGATAGAGGTTTTGATCCCAAGATTCCAAACCAGAATGTAGCAAACCTCCAGGTGAGAAAGCCAATAAAAGAATCATAACTTGggccctgggggtggggcagggacaaAAGGACTCATGACATTTACAACAATGTATCCATAAGAGATAGGACTGAAATCATTAATACTCCTAAACAGGACAGATGCCATCTCAGACGCAGGACACCagttcacagacacacacacacacacttacccGCATCGGTTACTCTTGATTTGGTTGATGGAGATTCATACTTTTAGTACTTTACTAATTGGGAAaagtaatgttaaaaataaataaaatgctccactttggaaaagaaaaatgaaattctctAAGATAAGAAGTAAATGGTgggtatttttgtttgcttgcttgcttgttcgtttgttttgagaagagtgccatggtgttaaagctccagcaacttcaaactgctgggctcaagtgatcctcttgccaagtagctgaaactagaGGCACCGACCTCCATGCCCacctagtttctctatttttattagagacggtttgctcaggctgctctcaaactcctaaactcaagtactcacccttctcagcctctcagagtgttaggattttaGGCATGACCCACACCATATTTTGCCTGACAAtaagttttgtgggttttttttctttttttaaataaaaaggccTTATCTTGATTAAAGAAGTAATACCATTCCCTTTCAAAATGTATTTGCTTTAGACCTTGtagattatttatataataattagtATATTACCTTTCCCAAGTCTATTTTTTATCAGTAGAATCAGCCTAATGACAATCTTTTactcattttaatgatttttcaagATGCTCCAATTTTAATGCCTAAATATACTGAGGAAGctcatcattattttgttttgttttgttccttttgaatttccaaatattaagggaatattaatgtttttgttacatggatagcttttataatgtttAATTCAGCGCTATCAGTGTGCCCATCATCAAACAGCGTTCACTGTACCTTTTAAGTAGGTTTTTACCTCTCCCTGCCCCAGGAAGCTCATTGTTAATAACAATTTCTGTAGTGATATTTCCCAAACATTAGCCATTTGCCCATCTTCACAGTGggcacatccttatttttttctttaaaacaactcATGACATCTCATCAAAACAGGATTATTCACACTTAACTAGCAAAAGAAAACTTGACGTTAGAACTacagaattaaaaatgtaaaaaaagagcATATTGGAAAGATCCAGGAGGCCTCCTTAGGCCAAGGTTGGCAAAGGAAGCAGGTGTGAGGAAAGACACCCTGACAACTGCCAGGACAGAGGTCACGAGGATTATCAAGCAGTCACAGGACGGATGGAACACAAAACCTCATGCCACGTCATTAGAATGTATTGGGATTTCAGGAACAGAGCATCATAGATTTCCCCACCTTGGGCAGCATCTTGATTGACAGTCCCATGGTAACTGCCTCCAAGGATGGAGCAATAACTCTCCAAAGAAAAGTCTGGGAGCTGTCCTCAGAAGCAGGAAGAGGAGCCGGGCCTGTAATATGATCTctatgaatttttaaagtatCTGCTAACTAGTACCATTACCATAAAAATACTCACATGCACCTAAATCATATCACTTGCCAGCACTGATGCCCGGGGGCTAGaagccctttcttttctctcctttttttttttttttttgatagtataTACtgcttgaaaataaaatgacaacttCCATCTGTGAAACTCTCCAAGGCCAGCACTAGAGATTTAACTGTTTAGCACTAGTCTTCACCCACCTCATTTTCTTTCCTAAGAAGGTAAGACTTTTAGTAACATTTCCACATATTTCCTAAGACAGAATCACCATTTTGccctctttaaaaataatagataaaacaTACCGTTGATAAGCCATGCAAACATTTCTAAATAAGTCACACTGCCTGGTTGATGTATTAATTTAACAATGGCTAATTGAGGACTAGGGTTTGGAGATAAAATCATCTTCTCTTAGAAGATTATTCTGTAATCAATGCCAACTATGACGCTAGGATCTAAACAAGAAAGCCATTTGAAATTCAGATTCGCCAGTAAGTTCCATAACAGGAGAGACTAAGTTAAACTAAGAACAAACTTCCAACGTTTCAGGAAATTAGGATATCTCTTCTTAGACTAAAGTCATTCTCTGGATACAGTGACATTAaactactgaaaaataaaaatatctactttGCCAGTAGATTGCCTTAGAgatactatttcatttttaaaattgtaaggaGTACCAAAGAGAATTCCCTCTCAATTTCCAAACATAAGGAAacagaatgttttaaaagaaCAACTTGCTTTGGGTCACACAGCCTTAGATTTCTCTCACCCAGTGCAGCTTCAAAGCACGTACTCTTAACTCCTgaactataaaactataaaactctcaAATCCATCCTTGTAGCCACTTCAATGTATAAGGATGGTCAGCTGTGgtcctgtcttttcttttcagactgaaagaaaggaaactaaaCCATGCCATGAATTTGTATTTAATATGCTTACATAGCTCATTACATTTTATCACTTCTCTGTGGCTCTGTGGTTGCCTCATAAggtgaagaaaataaagactcAAATACAAAACAAACGAGGATTCTTCCCATCGCAACAGCTTGCAACATACCAAGAACTTTTCTCATAGtcactttcaaaagaaaaagaagaagtgttgggtagtgcctgtgggtcaaaggagtagggcgctggcccatctatcagacgtggcaggttcaaacccagccccagccaaaaactgcaaaaaaaaaaaagaagtgttattTCTAGTTCATTTCCTTCTGTTGCCAAGCAGTCCAGAGACAGTATTAAAACATTAGGATACTCTTTTCCACAACAAATAGGTTGGTTGTTCCAGTTTGGAACAAGATATTTTTTCCTGGTAGTTTATGTAATTTACCCAAAGGGAAATATGAGCTATTTTTAAGTGAATTATTTTATTGGATCTACTTAAaattcatctatttttagagCACCTCTATCTTTAGAGCTTGGCAAAAGCATTAGAATTCAAATCCCATTTCATAGGtagtaaaattgttttcttaggtCCATTGTATTACCCCACTAAgatactttcttctttataaaataggGCTCCTGAGGTGATGAAATGagataactatgaaactacttAGTAGTATAATGGACACGTATTAGCTGATCAAAACCATTTGGTAGGCCTggagcaggggctcacacctgtcatcctagtactctggaagtctgaggtgggaggatcgtttgaggtcaggagttcaaggccaacctgagtaagaaagcaaaaggaagactcagctctacaaaaaaaaagaagaaaaaattagctggactacattcacctgtagtcccagctactaggatgctgagacagaaggatcactggagcccaggagttggcagttacagtgagctatgatgatgccactgtactctacctggactgacagagcaagactctgtcttaaaaaaaaaaaaaagggcgcgCCTGTGgacccatatgctgagggtggtgagttcaaacccagccctggccaaaaaaaaacatacaaaaaaaatcaaataatgaaaGAATAGCTAGAATACACACATAGACTTCCAAAAGTTATGGACCTATCATCATTAGTTTAAAAAGTAATAACTAAAACAGTCGTCTAGGCTGcgtatggtggcttacacctgtaatcctagcattctgggaagctgaggtgggtgaatcacctgagcttacaagttggagaccagcctgagccagagggagacctcatctctaaaaatagccaggcattgtggctggtacctctagtccctgctacttgggagactgaggcaaaaggattgcttgagcccaagagcttgaggttgctgtgagctatgacaccattgcactctaccaagagtgataaagtgagactatgtcacTTATATATATTggagacatatatatataactatcAAAGAGTGCAGTtctaaggctgggtgcagtggctaacacctgtaatccccacactctgggaggcctaggtgcgTGCATTGCCTaagttcatgggtttgagaccagcctgagcaaaagcgagaccatctctaaaaatagccagcactgtggcattggcctatagtcccagcaacttgggaagctgaggcaagaggatcacttgagcccaagagcttgaggttgctgtgagctatgacgaagtgagactttgtctctaaataaataaataaaatagtcacCCATATTAGTTGCCACATCTATAAGAAATATAAGAACTTTCAACCTGCAGTAAAGCTTCAAGAATTAGAAAAGTAGATATTTTTGCACTAAACTTCACATACTGTGTTCTACTTAGaatcaaaaaaatcctaaatagtGAATTAGCTGCCATTATTTAACCCACCTTTTTCATGCCTAAAAAGTAGTTGTCTGACCTATAATTGAGTAACTACAGACAGAGAAGTTACTTTGTTGCAAGTCTCCCCACAGGCACTTTGGactgttccttccttctttatacTGTTCTAATCTCTAATCCCCTATGAACTTTATCCACTATCGTGAATTCTAGAAAGTGATATCAAAAAtcacccctcccttctccccagaaTGGACCTTCAGAGAAGTGAAGGTCATGTCCAAATCCAAACAGCTCATACCAGCAATGACAACTGATGTATTTATGACCTCCAAGGCATTCTTCTCAGCACTTTACCTATAAAAATCATTGAAAACTCATAACAAATGTGTGCAAGTACTGATGTTTTTCACTGCTTTTTTGCGGAAGTTTGGGCATAAAAAACCcaggactttttaaaatcaaactcATGCATGCCTTTTATGctggttttgtgtttttgttttgaaacaaggTCTGGCCCTATCACCTGGGCtagtagagttcagtggcatcttcgtagctcactgtaacctccaactcctaggctcaagtgatcttcctgtctcagcctcccaagtagccgaggCTACAGGCaggcactaccatgcctggctaatttttctttttttctatttgtttgtttgtttgttgtgactgtttatttattttgtagagaaaggTCTTGCTTAAACAATCCTCCAAAAAAgcgttaggattataggcatgagccactgtgcccaggccaaCCCATGCCTTTTCTACTACACACTTTAATAGACAAGATAGCAAACATGTAACTATGTGTTCATCTTTGAAAGGA from the Nycticebus coucang isolate mNycCou1 chromosome 24, mNycCou1.pri, whole genome shotgun sequence genome contains:
- the NEFM gene encoding neurofilament medium polypeptide; this translates as MSYTLDSLGNPSAYRRVTETRSSFSRLSGSPSSGFRSQSWSRGSPSTVSSSYKRSMLAPRLAYSSAMLSSAESSLDFSQSSSLLNGGSGPGGDYKLARSNEKEQLQGLNDRFAGYIEKVHYLEQQNKEIEAEIQALRQKQASHAQLGDAYDQEIRELRATLELVNHEKAQVQLDSDHLEEDIHRLKERFEEEARLRDDTEAAIRALRKDIEEASMVKVELDKKVQSLQDEVAFLRSNHEEEVADLLAQIQASHITVERKDYLKTDISTALKEIRSQLECHSDQNMHQAEEWFKCRYAKLTEAAEQNKEAIRSAKEEIAEYRRQLQSKSIELESVRGTKESLERQLSDIEERHNHDLSSYQDTIQQLENELRGTKWEMARHLREYQDLLNVKMALDIEIAAYRKLLEGEETRFSTFAGSITGPLYTHRQPSVTISSKIQKAKVEAPKLKVQHKFVEEIIEETKVEDEKSEMEEALTAIAEELAVSMKEKEEEAGEEEEEEVAEEEAAAAKKSPVKATPPEVKGEEGEEKEEEEEEEEEGVKSDQAEEGGSEKEGSSEKEEGEEGEGETEAEGEGEGAEAKEEKKIEEKKIEEKKEEVATKEELVAEAKVGKPEKAKSPAAKSPVEEVKPKPEAGVGKGEQKEAEGKEAAKESPKEEKVEKKEEKPKDAPAPKKAESPVKEEAVEAVVTVTKTIKVHVEKDAKEVGEGKAEEEGGREEDGGDGGAKEARKEDIAINGEVEGKEAQQETKEKGSGREEEKGILTNGLDVSPADEKKGGDKSEEKVVVTKTVEKITSEGGDGATKYITKSVTVTQKVEEHEETFEEKLVSTKKVEKVTSHAVVKEVTQGD